The genomic window AACATCCGATAATATATTTTTTTTAATTTATTTATCCCCATAATAAATTTCCCTTTTTAAATACCTCCAGTATTCTTTGATTTGTAGCACTCTGCGTATAAATCTAAACTTCTATGTAAATCTTCATCAATTAGATAAAAATTATCTATTGATAACAAATCTCTTTTTTCTAAAAATTTATCACCCATATTGTCTTTTAATCCCAAAACTCTTATACTTTTGCTTAGTATACTTTTTAGTTTAGTCGGCATGAAATTCATGCAACTATTCAAATCTTTCTGGATCTTATGAATACGCATATATTCGTATTCCATTATTTCTAATGAAGCTGAGATTCCCTTAATAGCTACATTGGTAAATGAGCTTTTTAATAATTCTTTCAATTCATGCGAATAATATTCTCGTAAATGATATCTATTCCAAGGTTTTTGCTTGGGATATAAGCGAATTGATTTATTAGGAGTAGTCAAATAAAAAGCTCCTCCTGGCTTAAGTATTCTATGAACTTCACTTATGAATTGATAATCATTTTCAACATGTTCTATAACCTGAAATGAGACAATAGCATCAAAACTCTCATCTTTACAATCAATATGCACTCCATCATAACTTCTAAACTCACAATTCGCACTACTATACTTAAGATTCGCATAACTCACAGCTTCTCTGCTAATGTCAATACCCAGAATTTTTTTAACCTTCTTTGCTAATAAAAAGGTTCCATAACCCACTCCGCATCCCAAGTCTAGTATCATATAATCCTTCCCTAAGGCATTTTTGACATGCTCATATACAAAGAGATGCCTAATTAACATCAACTCCTCACTAAATCCTTTAGCTCTTTCAGGAATCATTCTTTCAGATGTCTTTTCAATCTTATATATGCTCATAATGAATTTAAAAATTATCTTCCATATATACTCTTCATTCTATTCAATGTCATTTTGAAAATTACCCACCATTCCATCTCTCACAGCTCTTAAGAAAACTTTATATGTATTTATTTTTAAAAACAATATTGAGGTTAACAACATAATGAACAGAAACAAAAACATGTTAAAAATAAATAACATTTTAGAAGAACACAAAAAGTTATGTGCAAAATATACATTATTTCTTACTGTATAATATCTTCGAAATTTGTCCTGCAATAGATATCTTGAACCCAAAATTGTGGATCTTCTATTACGATACCAAACAGAGTCGAGATCTACAATTTTACAACGATGCAAAAGAAAAATCCTACCTCCGGAATTTGTTATCCTGTTAGTATACTCAAAATCATCAGCATAAAGAAAATATTTAATGTCTGGAAGCCCAATCAAATTAATCAAATTTTTGTGCAGAAATAAACCTCCATATGGCGCAAAAGGGATTTCCACATCACGTGCATTTAGTAAGCTTTTCTTTTTAAATGCTTTGGAAATTTTGTACTTAAAATAAGCTGGTAATCTAATTAAGTTGAATCCTAGAAAAGCATTCTTTGAAGGAAAATTAAATTCAATCGGATCCCCGTTTGATACATTCACCAAATATTTTCTATTGATTCTTAAAGGTAGTATCGCATGCATCTCGTTTTTGCTAATTGATTTAATAGCATACCAATAATGTAAAATATGATCTAAACAATTGTCAACAGGTTTGTTGTCATCGTCAAGCATCCAAACAAATTCTGTATTTTTATTATACATAATATACTCTAATCCAAACTTAAATCCGTATGCAGATCCCATATTCTTTTCTAACCTTAGAATATTTATTTTATTTTTAATACTTATATTACTTATTAATTTTTCTAAATCATAATTTGTTCCATTGTCAACAATAACTATTTGCACCAAAGGATCGAGATCTATCAAGCTTAATATGACCGTTTTCAACATTGTCCATCTATTACCGTATGTTACAATAAGAATACTGATCATACATTGAATCTGATTAATGTAATCGCATTTTTAAGTATATTAAGAATTGTTTTCTTCAATATATTTTATTATTTTAAATGCCAATTGTTTTCTTGAATATTGAGTTAAGCTAAGCGTATCAAATCCTTTGGGCATTGTCATTTTAAAATTGTATAAAACTAGAATCTCGGCTTTCAATTGCTCTGTATCTGAAAACCCACAAAACACACCCCTTCCTGTTTCTCCTACAATCTTTGCCGCATCGCCATCATCATTTCCTATGCCTAAGATCGGCCTGCCTGCTGCAAGATATTCAAAAAGTTTTCCCGGAATGTGGCCCAA from Chitinophagales bacterium includes these protein-coding regions:
- a CDS encoding class I SAM-dependent methyltransferase, with the translated sequence MSIYKIEKTSERMIPERAKGFSEELMLIRHLFVYEHVKNALGKDYMILDLGCGVGYGTFLLAKKVKKILGIDISREAVSYANLKYSSANCEFRSYDGVHIDCKDESFDAIVSFQVIEHVENDYQFISEVHRILKPGGAFYLTTPNKSIRLYPKQKPWNRYHLREYYSHELKELLKSSFTNVAIKGISASLEIMEYEYMRIHKIQKDLNSCMNFMPTKLKSILSKSIRVLGLKDNMGDKFLEKRDLLSIDNFYLIDEDLHRSLDLYAECYKSKNTGGI
- a CDS encoding glycosyltransferase; translated protein: MISILIVTYGNRWTMLKTVILSLIDLDPLVQIVIVDNGTNYDLEKLISNISIKNKINILRLEKNMGSAYGFKFGLEYIMYNKNTEFVWMLDDDNKPVDNCLDHILHYWYAIKSISKNEMHAILPLRINRKYLVNVSNGDPIEFNFPSKNAFLGFNLIRLPAYFKYKISKAFKKKSLLNARDVEIPFAPYGGLFLHKNLINLIGLPDIKYFLYADDFEYTNRITNSGGRIFLLHRCKIVDLDSVWYRNRRSTILGSRYLLQDKFRRYYTVRNNVYFAHNFLCSSKMLFIFNMFLFLFIMLLTSILFLKINTYKVFLRAVRDGMVGNFQNDIE